The nucleotide window GAATTAGATGACTGGTTACTCACTCCTAATCTCATTGACGAAATCAATGCCCTTGAACCCTTTGGAAGAGAATGGCCTAAGCCAATGTTTTCTGGTGAATTTACCATTGTGCAGATTAGAGAAGTTGGCCAACAAAAAACGCATTTATCCTGTAAATTAAAAACTCCTAGCGGTACGGTATTTCAAGCGATTTACTTTAACGCAAAGCAAAGTGAAAACGACCCTACGCCGTTTGTTACTGGCGAAGTGGTGGTTTGTGCCTATCAACCTGCTTTAAACAACTTTGCCGGCAGAACATCGTTGCAATTACGCATCAGCGCAATGACGAGCATCGAGTAGTTTACGATTTATAGACACTTAATTTTAAATCACCAGGGCCTGGTGGCTTTTTAAAAACCGATGGCAAGAGATAAAAAAAACCGGATTGAACAGTTAAGTTCATCCGGTTTTTTATTGCAAATGATTTTAAAATTTAGAGAAGATTAGATTAACTCAAAAAACCTAAAATCTCTTTTTCAATATCGGTTTTATCGATTACTGTCGCTTGCGAAATAGGCTTATCAAACAGTTCGGCAATCTGTACTGGCATGGCTACCTGCGCCTTGTCGGCAATCATTTTCAGCGCATCGATATCCTTCTCGACCTTTTCACCGGTTAATGCGTAAGAGACAATCGGTGAGAACTTGGTCCACTCAGCCGTTGCATAAGCAATGGTTTTGATAGACTTATCTTTACGACAGGTATCATAAGCCTTAAAGCAAGTTGCGGTATGCGGACACATCAGATAACCAACCGAGAATGCCTGCTTAATATAGTTTAAGCCCTCTTCATCGGTACAGAAGTCTGCCGCGAAAATAGACTGCACTTCTGCCAACTCTGCTGCGGTCAATTTGTAGAATTTGTCATTATCCAATTGCAACATCAACTCTTTAGTACGCTCAGCACCAAACAGATCAAATAAAATTCGCTCGATATTTGAAGACTTCAAAATATCCATTGCCGGAGAAGTGGTCGGGATGACCGAAGCACCACGTAAATCGTACTCTCCAGTGGTGATGAACTTAGTCAACACATTATTGTTGTTTGAGGCGATATGGATTTGCTTGACCGGCAAGCCCATTTTATAAGCATAGTAACCGCCTAAGGCATTACCAAAGTTTCCGCTTGGTACGTTTAGGTAAACTTCATCACCCAACTCAATCGCACCTTGACGGACCAATTCTAAATAGCTGTAAACGTGATAGATTGTTTGGAAGATAATGCGGCCAAAATTCACCGAGTTGGCGGCTGACAAAGAGATTTTATGTTCTTTTAAAGACGCTTCAAAAGCCGGAGACGTTAACAACATTTTCAATGCAGATTGTGCATCGTCAAAATCGCCATGAATCCCGATTACTTTCAGGTTAGGCGCATCTTCAGTCACCATCTGCAAGCGCTGAACATCCGAAGTACCGCCATCAGGATATAAACATGCCACTTGCACATTCTTACGGTTCTTAAAGGTTTCCAATGCCGCCGGACCGGTGTCACCACTGGTCGCCGCTAAGATAAGGTATTTTTCATCACGCTGTTCCGCAATCGCCGATAAAACCGAGCCGAATGGTTGTAATGCCATGTCTTTAAAGGCACGAGTTGGCCCATGATATAGCTCACTGACATATAGATCGTCATACACTTTGACTACCGGCACAGGGTTTTTAGGATCATCAAACTTATCGTAAAGATTTAAAGCCTCATCAATCACCGCCTCATCGATATCGACGTCAAATAGCGCTAAAATCGATTTAGCAACGGTTTTATAATCGGAATCAATATGAGATTTAATGAAACCCGCATCAAATACAGGAAGACTCTCTGGAGAGTAAATCCCTCCAAAAGAAGACATTGGACTTAAAATTGCCTGAGCAAAGGTAATTGAAGCAGGTCTTTGACCATCATTACCACGAGTTTCAATAAAATTCATAACAAACCTATTTGATTGATTTTAATAATTTAATTAGCGCGAATTATACAGAAATATCCGCTGGTTTTTGGTAGATTCTGATTAAATACACACTGGAAAATGCAATATTCTTCCGCTTACAGCGTCAAAGTTAAAGGCTGTTCAGCGGTTTTTTAAAACGCCAAAACCGGTTCAGATGTGACGGTTTTAAATGGGCACGATATTCTTGACCCAAATCCAACAGCAATGAATCGATCTCATCCCTTTTGAGCGCTTGCAGCAATGGTGCAAACCAATTTTCTTCCAACTGCTGTAAAAGCGTAAGCCACTCATCCAACTGCAGATTATCCAACTTATCCGCAACACTATCCAAGCAGATAAAATGTTTATCTATTTCTCCATTGCCAGGGTCGGAAAAACCTGCAATCTGATTTAACCAGGCCTGGTAGCTTTCCGGTTCGGCACAATAATGGGATTGCGTTAAGTTAGCCATGCCCTGCAAGTATGCATGATTTGAATGAATGGACGCATCGGTTCTGATTAGCAGTTTATCAGCCTCTATTTTTCCCTCACCCCAAACCCAGACACTGTTGATTTCCGGCCAGCCTTGTTCTCTACGGGCTTCATTGACCGGATGGGTATAAAACAGCATTTGCGTTTCATTTAAAAGTTGACGCCAATACTGCGCGGCATTGCCTTTGGGGTAAAACGCATTAACCGATTGATAAGCCAGTTTTTCAATATCGGTCGTTTGAATATCAACCGGTTGTACAATCGATAGATACCAGTGCTGGCTACTCGCCCAAATTAGCTCAACCTTGTCTTCTGCAAAATGTGCATTAAATTTTTGCAAGAGAGCTTTTGATTCTTGCTCTGTAATCTGCAAAGCTTTGCCAGGAACCAAGACCAAGGTATCCCTGTCAGGAATCATTTGCACCGGGTCAACACTAAGCCAGAAATGATTGGGATTGAACTCATCGAGTTCCGCACTGGCCTTGGTTACAGCAATTGGCAAGCAACCAGGTTGATGAAACAAAAAACTGGCTTGCTCATAAAAACTTTGTGGCTTGACGGCGAACTTATCCGCTTTAGCCAGCAATGTCTGCAGTGCCGGCAGCTTTAGGTCTTTTAAAGAGGCTTGTGCCTCTTTAACCCTCAAAGCATCGAGTAAACCTGGTATCCATAAAGTAACCGCTTGTGACAAAACATCAACTCCCGCGCCTTACATCATATAAGCGCTAATCCAATAAAAAAGCCGGGCAAGCCCGACTTTATCAACATACTAATTCAGCTAACTTGCTAATCCTTGGCATTAATCTATTGAAATTAATCTATTGAAATTAATTCAAGAAAATGAACTTGTGAAAATCAATCGATCAAAACCAACTTACACAATTAACCCAAGGTTTCGATACGAATACGCATGATATCACCATCAATCGCATCTAACTCGGCGAGTGAAGCCAAAGCCTGGTTGATGCTCGACTCTTTAACCTTATTGGTGATTAACACTAATTTCGCATCGTCCGCTTTTTCACTAGAAGGTTCTTGATGCACATTCTCGATACTGATATCTGATTCCGCAAATACCGCTGAAACTTTTGACAATACGCCCTTTTGATCTTTGACTAAGCAGCGAATGTAGTAACAGCATTCGATTTCATCAATAGAGACGACTGGCGCTGACTCAAGTTGATCCGCAGCAAAACCAAGAGCCGGTACTTGATCGGCTTTCGGCTGGTCTTTCCAACGGATGATGTCGATAATATCCGCCACAACCGAACTGGCCGTTGGGCCAGCACCGGCACCTGGACCGTAATACATGGTTGGCCCAACGTGATTTCCTTTTGCCATAACCGCATTCATGACACCATTCACATTGGCGATCAAAACCTCTTTTGGCACCAAAGTTGGGTGTACACGTAATGAATAACCATTTTCGGCACGACTTGCGACGCCAAGATGTTTGATTTCATAACCCAGTTGTTGTGCAAAACGGATATCGTCTGCAGACACCTTACTGATTCCTTCGGTATATACTTTGTTGAATTGCAATTCGATACCAAAGGCAATCGAAGCTAAAATCGTCAATTTATGAGCGGCATCAATCCCTTCAACATCAAAAGTTGGATCGGCTTCTGCATAACCTAACTCTTGAGCGACTTTTAATACCTTGGCAAAATCAGCTCCCGGCTTTTTCATCTCAGTCAGAATGTAGTTACCAGTACCATTGATGATACCCGCAACCCATTCAATCTTATTGGCAGCAAGCCCTTCACGCATCGCCTTGATAACAGGAATCCCGCCCGCAACAGCGGCCTCGTAGCTGACAATCACATTATTTTCTCTTGCCAGTGCAAACAGACTATTACCATGCTCTGCTATTAACGCTTTATTAGCCGTTACAATGTGTTTACCATTTTTAATGGCGGTTTCAAGCAGTTCCTTTGCAAGCCCTGTACCCCCCATTAATTCAACCACGATATCCACTTCTGGATGATTGACAACATCAAACGTATTGTCCGTTAATGCAATACCGGCTGTATCTACACTTCGTGGGCGATTCAAATCCCTTACAGCAATGATGACAATCTCAATCGACTGGCCTAAGCGACGCTGGATTTCTGGCATGGTGTTTTGCAGAATATCAACCGTTCCACCACCTACAGTTCCTAATCCTAACAGCCCAACTTTGATTGTTTTCATTCTTTTTTCCTATTATTGCTTTAATTCTAATTTGTAATGAGATTTAGTCTTGCTTGATCAAACCGTCTTTGCGGAACATATCACGAATACCACGAATGGCTTGACGAGTACGATGTTCGTTTTCAATCAAACCAAAACGCACATGGTCATCTCCATAATCACCAAAACCAATACCTGGTGACACGGCCACTTTCGCTTCCGTCAATAGCTTTTTAGAGAATTCGATTGAACCCATCGCCTTGTACTCTTCAGGAATCGGCGCCCAGACAAACATGGTCGCTTTAGGTGGCTCTACCGGCCAACCAATCGAATTCAAGCCCTGGCACAACACATCACGACGTGCTTTATACATGTCCGAGATTTCTTGCACACACTCTTGCGGGCCTTCAAGAGCGGTGATCGCCGCAACTTGAATAGGCGTGAAGGTTCCGTAATCCAAATACGACTTCATACGCTTCAAGGCATTCACCAAGGTTGGATTCCCCACCATGAAGCCAACACGCCAACCTGGCATATTGTAACTTTTCGATAAGGTATAGAATTCAACTGCAATCTCTTTAGCGCCCTCTACCTGCATGATCGATGGAGCAACATAACCGTCAAAAGCGATATCGGCATAAGCTAAATCGTGAATGACCCAAATCTTATGTTCTTTGGCAATCGCAACGACTTTTTCAAAAAACTCTAAATCAACCGTTTGGGTTGTTGGGTTACCAGGAAAGTTTAAAACCAGCATTTTAGGCTTTGGCCAAGACTCTTTGATCGCTTTTTCCAACTCTTCAAAAAAGTCGACATCCGGCGTTAATTTCACGTGACGGATATCCGCACCGGCAATCACGAAACCATATGGATGAATCGGATAAGCCGGGTTAGGAACTAGAACCGTATCACCTTTATCGACTGTAGCCAAAGCTAAGTGAGCCAGACCTTCTT belongs to Thiomicrorhabdus immobilis and includes:
- the thrC gene encoding threonine synthase, with translation MNFIETRGNDGQRPASITFAQAILSPMSSFGGIYSPESLPVFDAGFIKSHIDSDYKTVAKSILALFDVDIDEAVIDEALNLYDKFDDPKNPVPVVKVYDDLYVSELYHGPTRAFKDMALQPFGSVLSAIAEQRDEKYLILAATSGDTGPAALETFKNRKNVQVACLYPDGGTSDVQRLQMVTEDAPNLKVIGIHGDFDDAQSALKMLLTSPAFEASLKEHKISLSAANSVNFGRIIFQTIYHVYSYLELVRQGAIELGDEVYLNVPSGNFGNALGGYYAYKMGLPVKQIHIASNNNNVLTKFITTGEYDLRGASVIPTTSPAMDILKSSNIERILFDLFGAERTKELMLQLDNDKFYKLTAAELAEVQSIFAADFCTDEEGLNYIKQAFSVGYLMCPHTATCFKAYDTCRKDKSIKTIAYATAEWTKFSPIVSYALTGEKVEKDIDALKMIADKAQVAMPVQIAELFDKPISQATVIDKTDIEKEILGFLS
- the alaC gene encoding alanine transaminase is translated as MADDFQRINRLPPYVFNIVGELKAEARRRGEDIIDFGMGNPDQDTPKHIVDKLIEVVQREGTHRYSVSQGIPRLRKAICNWYKTKFDVELDYETEAVVTIGSKEGLAHLALATVDKGDTVLVPNPAYPIHPYGFVIAGADIRHVKLTPDVDFFEELEKAIKESWPKPKMLVLNFPGNPTTQTVDLEFFEKVVAIAKEHKIWVIHDLAYADIAFDGYVAPSIMQVEGAKEIAVEFYTLSKSYNMPGWRVGFMVGNPTLVNALKRMKSYLDYGTFTPIQVAAITALEGPQECVQEISDMYKARRDVLCQGLNSIGWPVEPPKATMFVWAPIPEEYKAMGSIEFSKKLLTEAKVAVSPGIGFGDYGDDHVRFGLIENEHRTRQAIRGIRDMFRKDGLIKQD
- a CDS encoding homoserine dehydrogenase; translated protein: MKTIKVGLLGLGTVGGGTVDILQNTMPEIQRRLGQSIEIVIIAVRDLNRPRSVDTAGIALTDNTFDVVNHPEVDIVVELMGGTGLAKELLETAIKNGKHIVTANKALIAEHGNSLFALARENNVIVSYEAAVAGGIPVIKAMREGLAANKIEWVAGIINGTGNYILTEMKKPGADFAKVLKVAQELGYAEADPTFDVEGIDAAHKLTILASIAFGIELQFNKVYTEGISKVSADDIRFAQQLGYEIKHLGVASRAENGYSLRVHPTLVPKEVLIANVNGVMNAVMAKGNHVGPTMYYGPGAGAGPTASSVVADIIDIIRWKDQPKADQVPALGFAADQLESAPVVSIDEIECCYYIRCLVKDQKGVLSKVSAVFAESDISIENVHQEPSSEKADDAKLVLITNKVKESSINQALASLAELDAIDGDIMRIRIETLG